From Phycisphaerae bacterium, the proteins below share one genomic window:
- a CDS encoding MinD/ParA family protein: protein MSALPVDQATQLRLLMGQDHRESALSASLKPHASGLRARVLAVASGKGGVGKTNIAVNLALALARQGKRVVLVDADLGTANVDVIMNIQSPHGLSDVISGRRTLQDVAVRIEHNLRLIAGASGLSAAADLGPLERRRLIDELGALEADCDILLLDCGAGISQNVLSFTRAADELILVTTPEPTALTDAYALVKVLSRSDYHPPIALVVNQAATLREGQVVADRVASVAARFLGVGLAAHGHILRDEHVRQAVRQRVPFVTQFPKCPAATCIAALAQRVAGAKPPTQPSEGFFRRALGFFY from the coding sequence ATGAGCGCCCTTCCTGTCGACCAGGCCACGCAGCTTCGACTCCTGATGGGACAGGACCACCGCGAGTCTGCGCTCTCCGCAAGCCTCAAGCCTCACGCCTCAGGTCTCCGAGCCCGCGTCCTCGCCGTCGCCAGCGGCAAAGGCGGCGTCGGGAAAACTAACATCGCCGTCAACCTCGCCCTGGCCCTCGCCCGCCAGGGGAAGCGCGTCGTCCTCGTCGATGCCGATCTCGGCACGGCTAACGTCGATGTCATCATGAACATTCAATCGCCCCACGGCCTCTCCGACGTGATCTCAGGTCGCCGCACCCTGCAGGACGTGGCCGTTCGTATCGAACACAACCTACGCCTCATCGCAGGGGCGTCCGGTCTCTCCGCCGCGGCGGACCTCGGCCCGCTCGAGCGCCGCCGACTGATCGACGAACTCGGCGCGCTCGAAGCCGACTGCGACATCCTCCTCCTTGATTGCGGCGCGGGAATCTCGCAAAACGTCCTCTCCTTCACCCGCGCCGCCGATGAACTGATCCTCGTGACCACTCCGGAGCCAACGGCTTTGACGGACGCTTACGCACTGGTCAAGGTCCTTAGCCGCTCCGATTACCACCCGCCGATCGCTCTCGTCGTCAATCAGGCCGCCACGCTCCGCGAAGGGCAGGTCGTCGCCGACCGGGTCGCGTCGGTTGCAGCGCGGTTCCTCGGGGTGGGCCTGGCGGCGCATGGGCATATCCTGCGCGATGAGCACGTCCGCCAGGCCGTGAGGCAGCGTGTGCCCTTCGTCACACAATTCCCCAAATGCCCCGCCGCGACGTGTATAGCAGCATTGGCACAGCGGGTCGCCGGAGCCAAGCCGCCCACCCAACCGTCCGAGGGCTTTTTCCGCCGCGCCCTAGGCTTTTTCTACTGA
- a CDS encoding flagellar biosynthesis protein FlhF → MQLKTYQAKTMSDALAKVKADLGGGAMILHTRSLKRGGWLGIGGRVFVEITATADPHIDEARTNGQQVMDRDQEIANDSSIPNPQSPIPYPQTTAALQPPIPLISQALDPAVKRDLSEIRSMVRDLLQRQAAPPSDIPADLIEYYTRLLSQHVEQELVTQLIEKVSRRLRENAPTTVAAPFWDAQGRLVQPPVTDHAPLTTGHSLRDELALELAELLPPAAPLELTADGRPTIVALVGPTGVGKTTTLAKLAAHMKLREGRRVGLITIDTYRIAAVEQLKTYAQILQIPLIAVTTPGEIQEAAKRLHACDLILIDTAGRSPKDEPRIAELAELLAAIRPDQVHLVLSATSREETLREAAEKFAILSPGQVIFTKLDEAVGFGVIVNVLHNLNLRLSYLTTGQSVPDDIEVASARRVAQLILGEEPADQSPGTLNPSIPQSLNPSYEAVA, encoded by the coding sequence ATGCAGCTCAAGACGTACCAAGCTAAGACCATGTCCGACGCCCTGGCGAAGGTAAAGGCCGACCTCGGCGGCGGCGCCATGATCCTCCACACCCGCAGCCTCAAGCGCGGCGGCTGGCTGGGCATCGGCGGACGAGTTTTTGTCGAAATCACCGCGACGGCCGATCCACACATCGATGAAGCGCGGACAAATGGGCAGCAGGTTATGGATCGGGATCAGGAGATTGCGAACGACAGTAGCATTCCCAATCCCCAATCTCCAATTCCCTATCCGCAAACGACCGCAGCCCTTCAACCACCCATTCCCTTAATCTCTCAAGCCCTCGACCCCGCGGTCAAGCGCGACCTCTCCGAGATTCGCTCCATGGTCCGCGATCTCTTGCAGCGTCAGGCCGCGCCGCCTTCCGACATCCCGGCCGATCTGATCGAGTACTACACTCGCCTCCTGAGCCAGCATGTCGAGCAAGAGCTGGTTACGCAGCTCATCGAAAAAGTCTCGCGCCGGCTACGAGAGAATGCACCAACGACCGTCGCCGCGCCTTTTTGGGACGCGCAAGGCCGCCTCGTCCAACCTCCCGTCACTGACCACGCTCCGCTGACCACGGGCCACTCTCTTCGCGACGAACTCGCCCTCGAACTCGCTGAGTTGCTCCCGCCCGCCGCGCCGCTCGAACTCACCGCGGACGGCCGCCCCACGATCGTCGCCCTCGTGGGGCCGACGGGCGTCGGTAAGACCACGACGCTTGCCAAGCTTGCGGCCCACATGAAGCTCCGCGAGGGCCGACGCGTCGGTCTCATCACCATCGATACCTACCGCATCGCCGCCGTCGAGCAGCTCAAGACCTACGCGCAGATCCTGCAAATCCCGCTGATCGCCGTCACGACGCCGGGCGAAATCCAGGAAGCTGCCAAACGCCTGCATGCCTGCGACCTGATCCTCATCGACACCGCCGGCCGTAGCCCCAAGGACGAGCCGCGGATAGCCGAACTTGCCGAACTGCTCGCCGCCATCCGCCCCGATCAGGTCCACCTCGTTCTCTCCGCCACAAGCCGCGAGGAAACCCTCCGCGAGGCGGCCGAGAAGTTCGCGATTCTCTCACCGGGGCAGGTCATCTTCACCAAGCTCGACGAGGCTGTCGGCTTCGGCGTCATCGTCAACGTCCTCCACAATCTCAACCTGCGGCTCTCATACCTCACGACCGGTCAATCGGTGCCCGACGACATCGAAGTCGCCAGCGCACGCCGTGTCGCGCAACTCATCCTCGGCGAGGAACCCGCTGACCAGAGTCCTGGGACTCTTAATCCCTCAATCCCACAGTCCCTTAATCCCTCTTATGAGGCCGTGGCATGA
- the flhA gene encoding flagellar biosynthesis protein FlhA translates to MATTPSPILRFSTALHSYRGLIFPILAMLLVLVILIPLPTPVLDFLLIANITLSAVVLLTVMYMNGPLEFSSFPSLLLSLTLLRLVLNTATTRLILTNADGTTGAAGRVIEQFSHFVAAGSLAVGIIIFIIITVIQFVVITKGATRIAEVAARFTLDAMPGKQMAIDADLSAGMINEEEARRRRENITREADFYGAMDGASKFVRGDAIAGVVITIVNILGGIYVGLVEKDLPLIQCLEVFTKLTIGDGLAAQIPAFLVSIAAGMIITRSTAKTNMGEELVGQITSRPVSLLLTGGFLMVLMLTPLPKIPLLCMAAGVGGIGFLLFGRTRREEMAAGKAKAAKPKEPEKIESALAVDALELEVGYGLIRLVDKKQGGDLLDRITNIRRQMASEIGLIVPPIRIRDNVQLEPNHYGIKLRGALIAKGEIIPGRLLAIDSGAVSEPVHGLTTKEPAFGLPALWISEDDRSTAQHRNYTVVEPTSVLATHLTEIIRRHAPELLTRQELHRLLDALKEKSPKIVEEVIPEPLKVGEVQTVLQNLLRERVPIRDLETILETLGDWGGRTKDAEVLTEYVRSALARTICEQHRDAENTVHGVTLDPSVEDAINAHVERTERGSYLTMPPAMAGKITTAIRAELDAAAPKSAGKSPIVFASPPIRPLLRRLIEPSLPAVAVLSYSEIVRGVNVRTHGMVAIDEGPREPETSHLNPSIPESINPSLSFAGVS, encoded by the coding sequence ATGGCAACAACTCCATCGCCCATCCTCCGCTTCTCCACCGCGCTGCACAGCTATCGCGGGCTCATCTTCCCCATCCTGGCCATGCTGCTGGTCCTGGTCATCCTGATTCCCCTGCCGACGCCGGTGCTGGATTTCCTGCTCATTGCCAACATTACGCTCAGCGCCGTCGTTCTCCTGACCGTCATGTATATGAACGGGCCGCTGGAGTTTTCGTCATTCCCGTCGCTGCTCTTGTCCCTCACGTTGCTGCGCCTCGTCCTAAACACCGCTACTACCCGGCTCATCCTGACCAACGCAGACGGCACCACCGGTGCCGCCGGCCGGGTAATCGAGCAATTCAGCCATTTCGTCGCCGCCGGCTCGCTCGCGGTAGGGATCATCATCTTCATTATCATCACCGTCATTCAATTCGTTGTGATCACCAAGGGCGCGACGCGGATCGCGGAAGTTGCCGCGCGCTTCACTCTCGATGCCATGCCTGGAAAGCAGATGGCCATCGACGCCGACCTTTCCGCGGGCATGATCAATGAGGAGGAGGCCCGCCGCCGCCGCGAGAACATCACCCGCGAGGCGGACTTCTACGGCGCGATGGACGGCGCCAGCAAGTTCGTCCGCGGCGACGCCATCGCCGGCGTCGTCATCACGATCGTCAACATCCTCGGCGGCATCTACGTTGGCCTCGTCGAGAAAGACCTGCCGCTCATACAATGCCTGGAGGTCTTTACCAAGCTCACCATCGGCGACGGCCTGGCCGCCCAGATTCCCGCGTTCCTTGTCTCAATTGCCGCCGGCATGATCATCACTCGCTCCACCGCCAAGACGAACATGGGGGAGGAACTCGTCGGTCAGATCACTTCGCGCCCCGTTTCCCTCCTCCTGACCGGCGGATTCCTGATGGTCCTAATGCTCACGCCGCTGCCGAAGATTCCGCTGTTGTGCATGGCGGCTGGCGTCGGCGGGATTGGGTTCCTTCTGTTCGGCCGCACGCGCCGCGAGGAAATGGCGGCGGGCAAGGCCAAAGCCGCCAAGCCTAAGGAACCGGAGAAGATCGAATCGGCACTCGCCGTCGACGCACTCGAATTGGAGGTGGGCTACGGCCTGATCCGCTTGGTCGACAAGAAACAGGGCGGCGACCTGCTCGACCGCATCACCAACATTCGCCGCCAGATGGCGAGCGAGATCGGCCTGATCGTCCCGCCTATTCGCATCCGCGACAACGTCCAACTGGAGCCGAATCACTACGGCATCAAGCTCCGCGGCGCGCTGATCGCCAAGGGCGAAATCATCCCGGGCCGCCTGCTCGCCATCGACTCCGGCGCCGTCAGCGAGCCCGTCCACGGCCTGACGACGAAAGAACCTGCCTTTGGCCTGCCCGCGCTCTGGATTTCGGAGGACGATCGCTCGACCGCTCAACATCGCAACTACACAGTCGTCGAGCCGACGAGCGTATTGGCGACGCATCTGACAGAGATCATCCGGCGGCATGCCCCCGAACTCCTGACGCGCCAGGAGTTGCATCGCCTGCTCGACGCGCTCAAGGAAAAGAGCCCGAAGATCGTCGAAGAGGTCATTCCCGAGCCGCTCAAGGTCGGCGAGGTGCAAACCGTCCTGCAGAATCTCCTCCGCGAGCGCGTGCCGATCCGCGATCTGGAGACGATCCTGGAGACGCTCGGCGATTGGGGCGGTCGCACCAAGGATGCCGAAGTGCTCACCGAATACGTCCGCAGCGCCTTGGCGCGGACGATCTGCGAGCAGCACCGCGACGCCGAGAACACCGTCCACGGCGTAACGCTCGATCCGTCGGTCGAGGACGCCATCAACGCCCACGTCGAGCGGACCGAGCGCGGGTCCTATCTCACCATGCCGCCGGCCATGGCGGGCAAGATCACCACGGCCATCCGCGCGGAACTGGACGCCGCCGCGCCAAAATCCGCCGGCAAGTCGCCGATCGTCTTCGCCTCTCCTCCGATTCGGCCGCTGCTTCGCCGGCTCATCGAGCCCTCTCTCCCGGCTGTCGCAGTACTCAGTTACAGCGAGATCGTCCGCGGCGTAAACGTCCGTACGCACGGAATGGTGGCGATCGACGAGGGGCCACGGGAACCGGAAACGTCTCACCTCAATCCCTCGATCCCTGAATCCATCAATCCCTCCCTCTCATTCGCAGGAGTATCCTGA
- the flhB gene encoding flagellar biosynthesis protein FlhB has translation MALNDGDKTEAPTPRRRTEAREKGQVARSTDLNSALLLLGAMLALRGLGPRLMQSLLGVMRESLTVADPEMTSHIDVIPTVSSAAFATLSAAGPIMLGLLLLALASNLLQVGFLMTGHPIQPSLNKINPLTGFSRLFSTRTLVQLAMNLLKLALVCFVAYVSIRQQWSAIFLALETDGGEQAILVSQIVYGVGVRLALVLLVLALLDFGYQRLRHEKDLKMSKEEVKEEMRRMEGDPMIKQRRRRMQFAAAMQRIRKNVPTADVVVTNPTELAIAIKYDAESMRAPTVVAKGRDFLAQKIREIAIQHGVPIIEKKPLAQALYKTVEVGQEVPEQFYKAIAEILAYVYELSGRARRMRAMPAA, from the coding sequence ATGGCGCTTAACGACGGCGACAAGACGGAGGCCCCGACGCCGCGGCGGCGCACCGAAGCCCGCGAGAAAGGCCAGGTCGCGCGCAGCACCGACCTTAACTCCGCCCTGCTCCTGCTCGGGGCGATGCTCGCTCTGCGCGGGCTGGGACCGCGGCTCATGCAATCCCTGCTCGGCGTCATGCGGGAGAGCCTGACGGTCGCCGATCCCGAGATGACGTCACATATCGACGTCATTCCAACCGTGTCGTCCGCGGCCTTTGCGACGCTCAGCGCCGCGGGGCCAATCATGCTCGGCCTGCTGCTCCTGGCCCTGGCGAGCAATCTCCTGCAAGTCGGATTTCTCATGACCGGCCACCCGATTCAGCCGAGCCTCAACAAAATAAATCCGTTGACCGGCTTCTCGCGGCTCTTCAGCACGCGGACACTGGTGCAACTGGCCATGAATCTTTTGAAGCTCGCGCTGGTGTGCTTCGTCGCCTACGTTTCCATCCGGCAGCAATGGTCGGCGATCTTCCTTGCATTGGAGACGGACGGCGGCGAGCAGGCCATTCTCGTCTCCCAAATCGTCTATGGCGTCGGCGTGCGGCTGGCCCTGGTGCTCCTTGTGCTCGCCCTGTTGGACTTCGGCTATCAGCGACTGCGCCACGAAAAAGACCTGAAGATGTCCAAGGAGGAAGTCAAAGAGGAGATGCGGCGGATGGAGGGCGACCCCATGATCAAACAGCGTCGCCGCCGCATGCAATTCGCCGCGGCCATGCAGCGGATCCGCAAGAATGTCCCCACGGCGGATGTCGTCGTGACCAACCCTACGGAATTGGCCATCGCGATCAAGTATGACGCCGAATCGATGCGCGCCCCCACCGTCGTCGCCAAGGGGCGCGATTTTCTCGCGCAGAAGATCCGCGAGATCGCCATCCAGCACGGCGTGCCCATCATCGAAAAAAAGCCCCTGGCCCAGGCGCTTTACAAGACCGTCGAGGTCGGCCAGGAAGTCCCCGAACAGTTTTACAAGGCCATCGCGGAGATATTGGCCTACGTGTACGAGCTATCCGGCCGGGCGCGCCGAATGCGCGCCATGCCGGCGGCGTGA
- a CDS encoding flagellar biosynthetic protein FliR codes for MLLPVFALVLARIAGLALAVPVFAGSLIPRNILALLIAAISLMIFPAILPLLPTSLTLGQALAGLIGEFLIGELLGLGVGLIFFAAQFAGQIVSHQAGLSLGTVFNPMFDEETNILDQVWFFSVMVLFFAFRGHIAVVEVLLASFTSIPPLTILADPVIGDFAVDMLNGIFNIATRLAGPTVLALLLTSLILGFLTRTMPQMNILTVGFAFKVGVALLMVAVTMGSSEGLVGDALFDGLDQVGLLFEQLGKQVAHGA; via the coding sequence ATGCTGCTGCCCGTATTCGCGCTGGTTCTCGCGCGCATTGCGGGCCTCGCGCTCGCGGTGCCGGTCTTCGCCGGGAGCCTGATCCCTCGCAACATTCTGGCCCTCCTCATCGCCGCGATATCGCTCATGATCTTCCCTGCGATCCTGCCCCTTCTGCCCACGTCGCTCACGCTGGGCCAGGCCCTCGCCGGTCTCATCGGTGAGTTTCTCATTGGCGAACTCCTCGGCCTCGGCGTGGGACTGATTTTCTTCGCCGCCCAATTCGCCGGCCAGATAGTCAGCCACCAGGCGGGCCTCTCCCTCGGCACCGTCTTTAATCCCATGTTTGACGAAGAAACGAATATCCTGGACCAAGTCTGGTTTTTTTCCGTGATGGTCCTGTTCTTCGCCTTCCGTGGCCATATCGCCGTGGTAGAGGTACTGCTCGCCAGCTTCACGTCCATTCCGCCGCTGACCATTCTCGCTGATCCCGTCATCGGGGATTTCGCCGTGGATATGCTCAACGGCATTTTCAACATCGCCACGCGCCTCGCCGGGCCGACCGTCCTCGCCCTCCTGCTGACTTCGCTGATCCTCGGCTTTCTCACACGGACCATGCCGCAGATGAACATCCTCACCGTTGGGTTCGCCTTCAAGGTCGGCGTCGCCCTGCTGATGGTCGCCGTGACGATGGGTAGCTCGGAAGGTCTCGTAGGCGACGCCTTGTTCGACGGGTTGGATCAGGTCGGCCTGCTTTTCGAGCAATTGGGCAAACAGGTGGCGCATGGCGCTTAA